From a region of the Apibacter sp. B3706 genome:
- a CDS encoding MBL fold metallo-hydrolase, with protein MVLQKSNITFLGTGTSQGIPVIGSNDPVCKSQDEKDKRLRTSALVQYKGLDLLIDCGPDFRQQMLRENKSNVDAVLITHEHTDHIGGLDDLRPINFLKGQDIPIFGKERVLEDIKRRFSYAFAEVKYPGAPGFELHSVNGDISFQNVSIQPIYILHGKLPILGYKIGGLSYITDASFISEEEIEKIKFSEVLVINALRKEAHASHFTLFEALEIIEKVKPKKAYLTHISYQLGFHEEVEKTLPNHVFLAYDGLKVEF; from the coding sequence ATGGTACTACAAAAAAGTAATATAACATTCTTAGGGACAGGAACTTCTCAAGGAATTCCGGTAATAGGTTCAAATGATCCGGTATGTAAGTCTCAAGATGAAAAAGATAAAAGATTACGAACTTCTGCATTGGTTCAATATAAAGGTTTGGATTTATTAATTGACTGCGGTCCTGATTTCAGACAGCAAATGTTGCGAGAAAATAAATCCAATGTAGATGCCGTATTAATAACGCATGAACACACAGACCATATTGGAGGATTAGATGATTTGCGTCCCATCAATTTTTTAAAAGGACAAGATATTCCTATTTTTGGAAAGGAAAGGGTATTAGAAGATATAAAAAGAAGATTTTCTTATGCTTTTGCAGAAGTAAAATATCCGGGTGCTCCCGGTTTTGAATTACATTCAGTGAATGGTGATATCTCTTTTCAAAATGTTTCTATTCAACCCATATATATTTTACACGGTAAGTTGCCCATTTTAGGATATAAAATAGGGGGATTATCATATATCACTGATGCTTCCTTTATTTCTGAAGAAGAAATAGAAAAAATTAAATTTTCAGAAGTATTAGTTATCAATGCTTTAAGAAAGGAAGCTCATGCTTCCCATTTTACTTTGTTTGAGGCATTGGAAATCATTGAGAAAGTTAAACCTAAAAAGGCTTATTTAACACACATCAGCTATCAACTAGGGTTTCATGAAGAGGTAGAAAAAACATTGCCTAATCATGTTTTTTTAGCTTATGACGGATTGAAAGTTGAATTTTAA
- a CDS encoding TonB-dependent receptor: MLSHKQVLTPRQKALQINLNKDIYGTFSEIGAGQETVRYFFRAGAASKTIAKAISAYDKEVSDSIYGKEPDNRYVSQARLHKMLDHEIELIEKRIDRSNCSGRKFFSYANTVTTINFNKTFKGHGWVGIRFQLHELEPYNEIILHVRFHENDTKLQQETLGILGVNLIYGSFFYSDNPKKIISSLYDELSTDQIEIDMINFSGPDYAAVDNRLMSLQLVKNGMADAAVFEPNGKNVLPADELYNKNIFALRGSFRPVTHVNIDMCNQGLKMFMNEKKVTKENTKVLFEITLSNLLASGEINEQDFLDRADVLGKLGYTVLISNFSEYYRLVDYFSRFTTERIGISMGVNNLLDIFKEGYYNHLSGGIMEAFGKLFKQHMRIYLYPYVDQETGEFLNSENLKVNESLKDLYKYFKKNKRIVDIKDYNESYLRIYGKQILTQIASGKNGWEINMPNEVADMIKEKGMFGYSVDYAIN; encoded by the coding sequence ATGCTCTCTCATAAACAAGTACTAACCCCTAGGCAAAAAGCTCTTCAGATTAATTTAAATAAAGATATTTATGGGACTTTTTCTGAAATAGGAGCAGGTCAGGAAACCGTACGCTATTTTTTTAGAGCGGGCGCAGCTTCTAAAACTATTGCCAAAGCAATTTCTGCCTATGATAAAGAAGTAAGTGATTCTATTTATGGAAAAGAACCGGATAATAGATATGTTTCTCAAGCACGATTGCATAAAATGCTTGACCATGAAATTGAATTAATTGAGAAACGAATCGATAGAAGCAATTGTTCAGGCAGAAAATTTTTTTCTTATGCCAACACAGTTACTACCATCAATTTTAATAAAACTTTTAAAGGGCATGGTTGGGTTGGAATCCGATTTCAATTACACGAATTAGAACCGTATAATGAAATTATTTTACATGTTCGTTTCCATGAAAACGACACTAAATTACAACAGGAAACCTTAGGCATTTTAGGAGTCAATTTAATCTATGGTTCTTTTTTTTACAGTGATAATCCCAAAAAAATAATTTCATCTCTTTATGATGAACTCAGCACCGATCAGATTGAAATTGATATGATTAATTTCAGCGGACCGGATTATGCTGCTGTGGACAATCGTTTAATGAGCTTACAGTTAGTTAAAAACGGAATGGCAGATGCAGCTGTTTTTGAGCCTAACGGAAAAAATGTTCTTCCCGCGGATGAATTATATAATAAAAATATTTTCGCATTAAGAGGAAGTTTCCGTCCGGTTACCCATGTAAACATTGATATGTGTAATCAAGGTTTGAAAATGTTTATGAATGAAAAAAAGGTTACTAAAGAAAATACTAAGGTACTATTTGAGATTACTTTATCCAACCTGCTTGCTTCCGGTGAGATCAATGAACAAGATTTTTTAGATCGGGCAGATGTTTTAGGAAAATTAGGATATACTGTTTTAATTTCTAATTTTTCCGAATATTATCGCTTAGTAGATTATTTCAGCAGATTTACTACGGAACGAATCGGTATTTCAATGGGTGTTAATAATTTATTGGACATTTTTAAAGAAGGATATTATAACCACTTAAGCGGTGGTATTATGGAAGCTTTTGGAAAGCTGTTTAAGCAGCATATGCGAATTTATCTTTATCCATATGTTGATCAAGAAACAGGAGAGTTTCTCAATTCTGAAAATTTAAAAGTTAATGAAAGCCTTAAAGATTTATACAAGTATTTCAAAAAAAATAAGAGGATTGTAGATATTAAAGATTATAATGAATCCTATCTCAGAATTTATGGAAAGCAAATTCTTACTCAGATTGCTTCCGGTAAAAACGGTTGGGAAATTAATATGCCCAATGAAGTTGCCGATATGATTAAAGAAAAGGGTATGTTCGGGTACTCAGTGGATTATGCTATTAATTAA
- a CDS encoding glucosaminidase domain-containing protein, with protein sequence MKKFGIFLIAIVLGNFILAQESVKKDELYIQTYAKVAVEEMEMYQIPASITLAQGILETGNGQSILAQVGNNHFGIKCKNDWTGGRMYHDDDARGECFRKYTSAKESYRDHSLFLAERPYYKKLFQLDRKDYKAWAHGLRKAGYATNPKYAYMLINLIERYKLYQFDSLTSDNVDKKLAELYPDTYKSNNSIEKVDESSILLADANTKTVKIDIPKKTTPVKVTDKKVENVKKIAAVKTNNFEFPSSRIRIHPNGKVRYIILRKGDTLEDISKAYHISLNQLKSYNDLLFQDSLVINQKIFLDPKKKKGINKEHIVKEGEKMYDIAQENGISLIELYKRNLMFPGDEPKQGDRILLKGRKS encoded by the coding sequence ATGAAAAAATTTGGAATATTTCTAATAGCGATAGTTTTAGGAAATTTCATTCTGGCTCAAGAATCTGTAAAAAAAGATGAATTATACATTCAAACCTATGCTAAAGTTGCAGTAGAGGAAATGGAAATGTATCAAATTCCTGCAAGTATTACCTTAGCACAAGGAATTTTAGAAACAGGTAACGGGCAGAGTATTTTAGCACAGGTAGGAAATAATCATTTTGGCATTAAATGTAAAAATGATTGGACCGGAGGGAGAATGTATCATGATGATGATGCCAGAGGAGAATGTTTTAGAAAATATACCTCCGCAAAAGAATCTTACAGAGACCATTCTTTGTTTTTAGCAGAAAGACCCTATTATAAAAAACTGTTTCAATTAGATAGAAAAGATTATAAAGCATGGGCACATGGTTTAAGAAAAGCAGGGTATGCTACTAATCCTAAGTACGCATATATGTTAATCAATTTAATTGAAAGATATAAATTATACCAGTTTGATTCTTTAACCTCTGATAATGTAGATAAAAAGTTAGCAGAGTTATATCCGGATACATATAAATCCAATAATAGTATTGAAAAGGTAGATGAATCATCAATTTTGTTGGCAGATGCTAATACAAAAACAGTAAAAATTGATATTCCCAAAAAAACAACTCCGGTTAAAGTAACGGATAAAAAAGTAGAAAATGTAAAGAAAATAGCAGCCGTTAAGACCAATAATTTTGAATTCCCCAGCTCTAGAATTAGAATTCATCCCAATGGGAAAGTAAGATATATTATATTAAGGAAAGGAGATACGTTGGAAGATATTTCAAAAGCCTATCACATCTCATTAAATCAATTAAAATCTTATAATGATTTACTCTTTCAAGATAGTTTAGTAATTAACCAAAAAATCTTTTTAGATCCAAAAAAGAAAAAAGGAATCAACAAAGAACATATTGTAAAAGAAGGAGAGAAGATGTACGATATAGCCCAAGAAAATGGTATTTCATTAATTGAATTATACAAAAGAAATTTAATGTTTCCGGGAGATGAGCCTAAACAAGGAGATAGAATTTTATTAAAAGGGAGAAAAAGTTAA
- a CDS encoding DUF4286 family protein, with protein MIIYSESFHVEYPLEKEWIDWVKNTLIPEMYEIQIFTKVIFSKVISHPDESGCTYSLQYYAANKKVLEDFYKNHSDRFAQLLFHKFGTRVLPFKTELELLESFEF; from the coding sequence ATGATTATATATTCAGAAAGTTTTCACGTTGAATATCCTTTAGAAAAGGAATGGATCGATTGGGTTAAAAATACTTTAATCCCTGAAATGTATGAAATTCAAATATTCACTAAGGTTATATTTTCAAAAGTTATTTCTCATCCGGATGAATCAGGATGTACCTATTCCCTCCAATATTATGCCGCTAACAAAAAAGTTTTAGAAGACTTTTATAAAAACCATTCCGATCGATTTGCTCAATTATTATTTCATAAGTTTGGAACTCGAGTCTTGCCTTTTAAAACTGAATTAGAGCTACTTGAAAGTTTCGAATTTTAA
- the hemL gene encoding glutamate-1-semialdehyde 2,1-aminomutase has product MLFKRSKALFQEAQQYIPGGVNSPVRAFKSVGGVPVFMKSAKGAYLTDEDGNTYIDYINSWGPMILGHNHPQVVEAVKEQMKNGFSFGTPTELETEIAKLIISSVPSIDKIRMVNSGTEACMSAIRLARGFTSRNKFIKFEGCYHGHSDSFLIKAGSGAVTFGNPNSPGVTEGTAKDTLLAKYNDIESVKSVFEKNKGEIAAVILEPIAGNMGCISPKGDFLVKLKQLCEENQSLLIFDEVMTGFRAKMGGAQEFFNIQADIVTYGKIIGGGMPVGAFAARKEIMDCLSPVGKVYQAGTLSGNPIAMRAGYTTLSILKDDLDIFNRITQTTKILSDELRTIFKNAGIPVCINQCSSMMTVFFGISEVSNFDDATKADHEMFNKYFHYLLNHGIYLPPSGYETWFISDCIKDIEIEKTLDYTKKFILSL; this is encoded by the coding sequence ATGTTATTTAAAAGAAGTAAGGCTTTATTTCAAGAGGCGCAACAATATATACCCGGAGGGGTAAATTCGCCCGTTAGAGCATTTAAATCTGTCGGAGGAGTTCCGGTTTTTATGAAATCGGCAAAAGGTGCATATCTTACAGATGAAGACGGAAACACATATATAGATTATATAAACTCATGGGGCCCCATGATTCTAGGTCATAATCATCCCCAAGTAGTAGAAGCAGTAAAAGAGCAAATGAAAAATGGGTTTTCATTTGGAACTCCTACGGAATTAGAAACAGAAATCGCTAAATTGATTATCTCTTCTGTTCCTTCTATTGATAAAATAAGAATGGTTAATTCAGGTACGGAAGCCTGTATGTCTGCAATTCGATTAGCAAGAGGTTTTACATCAAGAAATAAATTTATTAAGTTTGAAGGGTGCTATCATGGACATTCTGACTCCTTTCTTATAAAAGCCGGAAGTGGTGCTGTTACCTTTGGAAATCCTAATAGTCCGGGGGTAACGGAAGGAACGGCAAAGGATACTTTGTTGGCTAAATATAACGATATCGAATCTGTAAAATCTGTTTTCGAAAAGAATAAGGGCGAGATTGCAGCAGTTATACTAGAACCTATAGCAGGTAATATGGGATGTATATCTCCTAAAGGAGATTTTCTTGTTAAGTTAAAGCAACTATGTGAAGAAAATCAGTCATTACTGATTTTTGACGAAGTCATGACAGGTTTTCGAGCAAAGATGGGTGGAGCTCAAGAGTTTTTTAACATTCAGGCAGATATAGTAACTTATGGTAAAATTATTGGAGGTGGAATGCCCGTTGGAGCATTTGCCGCTCGAAAGGAAATAATGGATTGTTTATCTCCGGTTGGTAAGGTTTACCAAGCGGGAACTTTATCCGGAAATCCAATTGCTATGAGGGCCGGATATACAACCTTATCCATACTGAAAGATGATTTAGATATTTTCAATAGAATTACGCAGACTACAAAAATCCTATCCGATGAATTAAGAACTATTTTTAAAAACGCCGGTATACCCGTGTGTATTAATCAATGTTCATCGATGATGACCGTATTTTTTGGTATATCAGAAGTTTCAAACTTTGATGATGCAACAAAAGCTGATCATGAAATGTTTAATAAATATTTTCATTATCTACTTAACCACGGAATATATTTGCCGCCCTCAGGTTATGAAACATGGTTTATTTCTGATTGCATAAAAGATATTGAAATTGAAAAAACATTAGATTATACAAAAAAATTTATATTATCTCTTTGA